One Pseudomonadota bacterium DNA segment encodes these proteins:
- a CDS encoding SGNH/GDSL hydrolase family protein, producing the protein MKPSFITIACLGDSITNGFGVRRPWRRVMQNLLRERYPEISFKVLNAGVDGDTLFGGRRRLRRDVLRYTPDLITIAFGLNDLYMGVPLAEFSRNLNEMVEKIK; encoded by the coding sequence TTGAAACCATCCTTTATCACCATTGCCTGCCTTGGTGATTCCATTACTAATGGCTTCGGGGTTCGCCGTCCCTGGCGGCGGGTTATGCAAAACCTGCTGCGGGAGCGATACCCTGAAATCAGCTTCAAGGTGCTGAATGCCGGGGTTGATGGAGACACCTTGTTTGGCGGTCGGCGACGCCTGCGGCGTGATGTGTTGCGCTATACACCAGATCTGATAACCATTGCATTTGGTTTGAATGACCTGTATATGGGAGTGCCATTAGCGGAGTTCAGCCGGAATCTTAATGAGATGGTTGAAAAGATCAAGCA